In Kordiimonas pumila, a single genomic region encodes these proteins:
- the ribA gene encoding GTP cyclohydrolase II: MKHMDTDEKRLLSLERACGDLRRGHPVVVCDSSGKSLLVLPAEHANTATLGFFDGLASESFILLTSNRALTLKVASKGWSVVRIARPQWMQANDIVALADPTLDLATPMKGPFQRLEHKETDLDKAAIKLAKWAHLLPAVVAAEIADAKALVSKHGLLEVFAPDVLAADMTQASALKEVASARVPLAGSENTRLVSFRPQTGGVEHIAIVIGEPSRRTPPLMRIHSECFTGDLLGSLKCDCGEQLRGAIRAIDAAGGGVLLYLAQEGRGIGLISKLKAYALQDQGYDTVDANTRLGFDVDERIFAPAAEMLKLLGFTSVRLMTNNPNKVEGLERYGIKVVERVAHAFPPNPHNEMYLATKKIKTGHIL, encoded by the coding sequence ATGAAGCATATGGACACAGATGAAAAAAGGTTGCTTAGCTTGGAGCGCGCCTGCGGTGATTTGCGGCGCGGGCACCCGGTTGTTGTATGCGACAGCAGCGGCAAAAGCCTTTTGGTCTTGCCGGCGGAGCACGCAAATACCGCCACTTTGGGCTTTTTTGACGGGCTTGCGAGCGAAAGTTTTATTCTGCTGACCAGCAACCGCGCGCTCACCCTGAAAGTGGCGAGCAAAGGCTGGTCCGTGGTGCGGATCGCCCGGCCCCAGTGGATGCAAGCAAACGATATTGTAGCCCTTGCAGATCCAACGCTTGATCTTGCAACCCCGATGAAAGGGCCTTTTCAGCGGCTAGAGCATAAGGAAACCGACCTTGATAAAGCGGCGATCAAGCTGGCTAAGTGGGCGCATTTACTGCCTGCTGTTGTTGCGGCGGAAATCGCTGATGCTAAGGCGCTTGTTAGCAAGCACGGTTTGTTGGAAGTGTTTGCCCCTGATGTTTTAGCGGCTGATATGACGCAGGCCTCCGCGCTTAAGGAGGTTGCTTCTGCCCGTGTGCCGCTTGCAGGCAGCGAAAATACAAGGCTGGTGTCCTTTCGGCCGCAAACCGGCGGCGTTGAACATATTGCCATTGTGATCGGCGAGCCTTCACGGCGCACCCCGCCTTTAATGCGCATCCACAGCGAATGTTTCACTGGCGACCTTTTGGGGTCGCTTAAATGTGACTGCGGCGAGCAACTGCGCGGTGCTATCCGGGCGATTGATGCAGCGGGCGGCGGTGTGTTGTTGTATCTAGCCCAAGAAGGCCGCGGCATTGGCCTTATCTCCAAGCTGAAAGCCTATGCCCTTCAGGATCAGGGTTATGATACGGTTGATGCCAACACCCGGCTTGGGTTTGATGTGGACGAGCGTATTTTTGCGCCCGCTGCTGAAATGCTGAAACTGTTAGGTTTTACCTCTGTACGCCTCATGACCAACAACCCAAACAAGGTTGAGGGGCTGGAGCGCTACGGCATTAAAGTGGTGGAGCGTGTGGCCCATGCATTTCCGCCAAACCCGCATAATGAAATGTATCTGGCCACTAAAAAGATCAAAACTGGGCATATTCTGTAG
- a CDS encoding L,D-transpeptidase family protein, producing the protein MIEWIVTPDTANPKKGVVTGPVFKAPCALGRSGVRLVGEKREGDGYTPAGRYPLRYVYYRPDRIAAPMTGLPVYPLSVDMGWCDDPESPDYNRPVRLPFVPSHEQLWRDDEIYDLILVIGHNDSPVIAHMGSAVFVHIARENFSPTAGCVALQQESLLRLLRQSGPGDQIVITYP; encoded by the coding sequence ATGATAGAATGGATTGTCACTCCAGACACCGCGAACCCCAAAAAAGGTGTGGTAACAGGCCCCGTATTCAAGGCCCCTTGTGCCCTTGGCAGAAGCGGTGTCCGGTTGGTTGGTGAAAAGCGCGAGGGGGATGGGTATACCCCTGCCGGGCGCTACCCATTACGGTATGTATATTACCGGCCAGACAGGATTGCAGCCCCCATGACAGGCTTGCCTGTATATCCTTTATCGGTTGATATGGGCTGGTGCGATGACCCGGAAAGCCCAGATTATAACAGGCCTGTCAGGTTGCCCTTTGTGCCGTCGCACGAACAGCTTTGGCGCGACGATGAAATTTACGACCTGATTTTGGTGATAGGCCATAATGACAGCCCGGTTATAGCGCATATGGGTAGTGCTGTTTTTGTGCATATTGCCCGCGAGAATTTTTCACCTACGGCAGGCTGTGTGGCCCTTCAGCAAGAAAGCCTGTTGCGGTTACTGCGGCAATCAGGCCCTGGCGATCAGATCGTTATTACTTATCCGTAA
- a CDS encoding YggS family pyridoxal phosphate-dependent enzyme, with protein sequence MTTDLVSTIKANLAEIDSNIRKMAVHTGTKHPAPKLIAVSKVQPDDRVEAALNAGHRVYGENRVQEAESRWKERRKAYPDLELHLIGGLQTNKAAEAVALFDYIHSVDRPKLVKALATEMKKQEKFLPVYIQVNTGREDQKSGCLQEDIASLLGLCTENGLTVLGLMCIPPVDDDPSLHFALLRKLALKHGLKHLSMGMSGDYALAASMGATDIRVGTAVFGARDYG encoded by the coding sequence ATGACAACAGACCTTGTTTCCACCATTAAGGCCAATCTCGCTGAAATTGACAGCAATATCCGCAAAATGGCGGTGCATACGGGCACGAAACACCCGGCACCAAAGCTGATTGCGGTTTCAAAAGTGCAACCTGATGATCGTGTTGAAGCTGCCCTTAACGCCGGACACCGTGTGTACGGCGAAAACCGGGTGCAAGAGGCAGAAAGCCGCTGGAAAGAAAGACGTAAAGCTTATCCTGACCTTGAATTACACCTGATTGGCGGCTTGCAAACCAATAAGGCGGCCGAGGCTGTTGCCCTGTTTGACTATATCCACTCTGTTGACCGACCAAAGCTTGTGAAAGCGCTTGCAACAGAAATGAAAAAACAGGAAAAGTTTTTACCTGTGTACATTCAGGTTAATACTGGACGCGAAGACCAAAAAAGCGGCTGCCTACAGGAAGATATCGCAAGCCTCTTGGGCCTTTGCACTGAAAACGGCCTAACGGTTTTAGGGCTTATGTGCATCCCCCCTGTGGACGACGACCCCTCTCTTCATTTTGCGCTTTTGCGCAAACTAGCCCTTAAACACGGCCTAAAACACCTGTCTATGGGCATGAGCGGCGATTATGCGCTTGCCGCCAGCATGGGGGCCACAGATATTCGTGTTGGCACTGCTGTTTTCGGCGCGCGTGATTACGGATAA
- a CDS encoding thiamine phosphate synthase, whose amino-acid sequence MVKLYGQKRSISAALAIGRAAGVPHLVFLTDEGRAPDPVGVCQHLPAGSIIICRDYDHPDRVGFAEKLRAVTRTLSQFLLVAGDPGLARAVDADGLHLPQYMLENPPALTAFGLVSAACHDHASLVRAAQLGLDFALVSPVFETASHVGEPALGVHRFARLVKNASIPVVALGGIHAGNAAKLKPFQLMGVAAIGAFIPNV is encoded by the coding sequence ATGGTCAAGTTATATGGGCAAAAAAGATCAATCAGTGCTGCACTGGCTATAGGCCGGGCGGCCGGTGTTCCGCATCTTGTTTTCCTAACGGACGAGGGCCGCGCCCCAGACCCTGTTGGTGTGTGCCAGCATTTGCCTGCGGGCAGTATTATTATATGCCGTGATTATGACCATCCCGACAGGGTTGGTTTTGCAGAAAAACTGCGTGCTGTTACCCGTACCCTCAGCCAGTTTCTGTTGGTGGCAGGCGACCCCGGCCTTGCCCGTGCAGTGGATGCAGACGGCCTGCATTTGCCGCAGTATATGCTTGAAAACCCGCCTGCCCTTACAGCCTTTGGCCTTGTGAGTGCCGCCTGCCATGACCATGCTTCACTTGTGCGGGCGGCTCAGTTGGGGCTTGATTTTGCGCTGGTGTCGCCGGTTTTTGAAACCGCAAGCCATGTGGGAGAGCCAGCACTTGGTGTTCACAGGTTTGCCCGGCTTGTTAAAAACGCCAGTATCCCTGTTGTTGCGCTGGGCGGTATACATGCGGGTAACGCTGCAAAATTAAAACCGTTTCAGCTAATGGGGGTTGCGGCAATAGGTGCCTTTATCCCAAATGTTTAG
- a CDS encoding porin family protein: MRPLAPMKRLLKISMAAFVAAGLAAGVSADDSKPRFESSGFLQSLDAFIAEQMAKQATAEPVAKAGAIPELKLSNLETPSGSNHSFFKLSDSRTLPQSSLQGLSDKPDFSSLMAPTGEMRGGIGRGLYDATSRMAITFGGKETSNQSKGLELALQTGYRLSVDGMPASVPFADLDVASHEYNFGIEARYSGFGLDASLMRYNSYFENDMNGFDVGLSYQATSWSARLSLTEYKEGADLYGIENEARNIVSVELGASYRFSNYLGLSGGVRYYDYGDRWIVSSLTGDNSRMVFLGGKLQF, translated from the coding sequence ATGAGACCACTAGCGCCAATGAAACGCTTGTTAAAAATATCAATGGCAGCCTTTGTAGCTGCAGGACTCGCTGCCGGTGTATCGGCGGACGATTCAAAGCCACGCTTTGAATCCAGCGGGTTTCTGCAAAGCCTTGATGCTTTTATAGCAGAGCAAATGGCCAAACAGGCGACGGCTGAACCTGTGGCAAAAGCGGGCGCCATTCCTGAGCTAAAACTAAGCAATCTGGAAACGCCATCAGGCTCGAACCACAGCTTTTTCAAGCTAAGTGATTCGCGAACCTTGCCACAATCATCGCTTCAGGGCCTTTCTGACAAGCCAGACTTTTCTTCGCTGATGGCCCCAACAGGCGAAATGCGCGGCGGCATTGGCAGGGGCCTTTATGATGCAACCTCCAGAATGGCCATTACATTTGGCGGCAAGGAAACCTCTAATCAGAGTAAAGGCTTGGAGCTTGCGCTGCAAACTGGTTACCGCCTGTCTGTAGACGGCATGCCTGCTTCTGTTCCGTTTGCGGATCTTGACGTGGCCAGCCACGAATATAACTTTGGCATTGAAGCCCGATATTCCGGCTTTGGGCTGGATGCCTCTTTAATGCGTTACAATAGCTATTTTGAAAACGACATGAATGGCTTTGATGTTGGACTGTCTTATCAGGCAACCTCATGGTCCGCCCGGCTTTCTTTAACCGAATATAAAGAAGGCGCTGACCTTTACGGCATTGAAAACGAAGCCCGCAATATTGTATCTGTCGAGCTTGGTGCAAGTTACCGCTTTAGCAACTATCTGGGCCTAAGTGGTGGTGTACGCTACTATGATTACGGTGACCGCTGGATTGTTAGCTCTTTAACCGGCGATAACTCCCGCATGGTTTTCCTTGGCGGCAAGTTACAGTTCTAA
- a CDS encoding DUF3576 domain-containing protein, which yields MQGLVRSLLVVMLCATISACSLFGSKEKSKAEIGPRVTAIGINGYLWQATLDTLSFMPLDKVEPNGGVIVTGWHSTKEAPNERVKVTVRFLSKDLRSDGLKVSVVRQEKSSDEWLSVPVQASTELKVEEAILTAARRMRVHAAG from the coding sequence ATGCAGGGATTAGTCCGGTCACTTTTAGTGGTCATGCTGTGCGCCACCATCAGTGCCTGTTCCTTATTTGGTAGTAAGGAAAAAAGTAAGGCAGAAATTGGCCCAAGGGTTACCGCCATTGGGATTAATGGTTATTTGTGGCAAGCCACGCTTGATACACTTTCCTTTATGCCGCTTGATAAAGTTGAGCCAAACGGCGGTGTTATTGTAACAGGCTGGCATTCTACAAAAGAAGCGCCGAATGAGCGGGTGAAAGTAACAGTCCGCTTTTTGTCAAAAGACCTAAGGTCAGACGGGCTGAAGGTTTCTGTTGTTCGGCAGGAGAAATCTTCGGACGAGTGGCTAAGTGTGCCTGTGCAGGCATCAACAGAATTAAAAGTTGAAGAAGCGATCCTGACAGCCGCGCGCCGTATGCGTGTTCATGCTGCCGGATAA
- the leuS gene encoding leucine--tRNA ligase — translation MSRYNAKVTEAKWQKVWSEKATFKTDSTSEKPKYYVLEMFPYPSGRIHMGHVRNYTLGDVVARFRRANGYEVLHPMGWDAFGMPAENAAMERKTHPGSWTYDNIANMRSQLQKIGFAIDWDREIATCDPEYYGKEQQIFIDFYNAGLVYRKESWVNWDPVDNTVLANEQVIDGRGWRSGALVERRKLSQWFLKITDFAEDLLDGLKTLDRWPDKVRLMQENWIGRSEGLKFDFKIDETGEKLPVYTTRPDTLFGASFCAISADHPLAAKLAENNPALGHFIEECRQMGTTEEALEKAEKKGFDTGLHVVHPLNAGWKLPIYVANFVLMEYGTGAIFACPAGDQRDLDFARKYNLPVLPIVLPDGADSATYQIENEAYTGMGTLYNSGFLDGMDVASAKAAMIDKAEAEGWGERTVNFRLRDWGVSRQRYWGTPIPFVHCDACGVVPVPVDQLPVQLPEDVTFDKPGNPLEHHATWKHTNCPKCGAKAVRETDTMDTFVDSSWYFMRFCTPDSDQPFDKDVTDSWLPVNQYIGGVEHAILHLLYARFFTRALNHVGRTSIKEPFEGLFTQGMVTHATYKDSNGKWVLPEDVRKLEDGSLVTADKLAVTEGRIEKMSKSKKNVVDPDDIIEQYGADTARWFVLSDSPPERDLQWTESGIEGAWRFAQKVYRLVTEPTVHLPPVGTPVPETLSDTATAFRKTVHKTIKGVSADIEALHFNKAVARLYEFTGGFGGKLVGDGAAEVQREALETLVLLISPMMPHLAEEMWHTLGHETLVSDTPWPVAIEEFTVDTSVTIAIQINGKVRDTIDIPKDMPKDEVEAVALRTEKVQAMLADLTVRKVIVVPGRIVNIVAN, via the coding sequence ATGTCGCGTTATAATGCAAAGGTAACGGAAGCCAAATGGCAGAAGGTCTGGTCTGAAAAGGCTACTTTCAAAACTGATAGCACATCTGAAAAGCCTAAATATTATGTGCTGGAAATGTTTCCCTACCCATCTGGGCGCATTCATATGGGCCATGTGCGGAACTATACGCTCGGCGATGTAGTAGCGCGGTTCCGCCGGGCAAATGGCTATGAAGTTTTGCATCCTATGGGCTGGGACGCTTTTGGCATGCCAGCAGAAAATGCGGCGATGGAGCGTAAAACCCACCCCGGTAGCTGGACATACGACAATATTGCCAATATGCGTTCGCAGCTTCAGAAAATCGGTTTTGCGATCGACTGGGACCGTGAAATTGCCACCTGTGACCCAGAATATTACGGCAAAGAGCAACAGATATTCATCGACTTTTATAATGCAGGCCTCGTGTACCGCAAGGAAAGCTGGGTAAACTGGGATCCGGTAGACAATACTGTTCTTGCAAACGAGCAGGTTATTGACGGGCGCGGCTGGCGTTCTGGTGCGCTGGTTGAGCGCCGCAAGCTTTCGCAGTGGTTCCTTAAAATCACCGACTTTGCTGAAGACCTGCTTGACGGCCTCAAGACACTTGACCGCTGGCCCGACAAAGTACGGCTGATGCAGGAAAACTGGATTGGTCGCTCTGAAGGCCTGAAATTTGATTTTAAGATCGATGAAACGGGCGAAAAACTACCGGTTTATACAACACGACCTGACACGCTTTTTGGTGCTAGTTTCTGTGCTATTTCGGCCGACCACCCGCTTGCGGCAAAGCTTGCTGAAAATAACCCTGCCCTTGGGCATTTCATTGAAGAATGCCGCCAGATGGGCACGACCGAAGAAGCGCTCGAAAAAGCCGAGAAAAAAGGCTTTGATACAGGCCTTCATGTGGTGCACCCGCTGAATGCAGGATGGAAACTTCCTATTTATGTCGCTAACTTTGTGTTGATGGAGTATGGTACGGGGGCGATTTTTGCCTGCCCGGCCGGTGACCAGCGCGATCTGGATTTTGCCCGTAAATATAACCTGCCAGTGCTGCCGATTGTGCTGCCGGACGGCGCTGACAGTGCAACATATCAAATTGAAAACGAAGCCTACACAGGTATGGGCACACTTTATAATTCAGGCTTTCTGGACGGTATGGATGTAGCGAGCGCAAAAGCCGCTATGATCGATAAGGCCGAAGCCGAAGGCTGGGGCGAGCGCACCGTAAACTTCCGTTTGCGCGACTGGGGTGTTTCGCGGCAGCGCTATTGGGGTACGCCTATTCCGTTTGTGCACTGCGACGCCTGCGGCGTTGTGCCAGTGCCGGTTGACCAGTTGCCGGTGCAGCTTCCTGAGGATGTTACCTTCGACAAACCGGGTAACCCGTTAGAGCACCACGCAACGTGGAAACATACAAATTGCCCGAAATGCGGCGCAAAAGCGGTGCGTGAAACCGATACGATGGACACATTTGTAGATTCGTCGTGGTATTTCATGCGCTTCTGCACACCTGACAGTGACCAACCTTTTGACAAGGATGTAACGGACAGCTGGTTACCGGTTAACCAGTATATTGGCGGGGTCGAGCACGCTATTTTGCACCTGCTATATGCCCGGTTTTTCACCCGCGCTCTTAATCATGTTGGTAGAACCAGCATTAAAGAGCCATTCGAGGGCCTATTTACACAAGGGATGGTAACCCACGCCACTTACAAGGATAGTAACGGCAAGTGGGTGTTGCCAGAAGATGTCAGGAAACTTGAAGATGGCTCGCTTGTAACAGCGGACAAGCTTGCAGTTACCGAGGGCCGCATTGAAAAAATGTCCAAGTCGAAGAAAAATGTTGTCGACCCGGATGACATTATCGAGCAGTACGGTGCAGATACAGCGCGCTGGTTTGTGCTTTCTGACAGCCCGCCAGAGCGTGATTTGCAGTGGACAGAATCAGGCATTGAAGGCGCATGGCGTTTCGCCCAAAAAGTTTACCGTCTGGTAACAGAGCCCACGGTTCACTTGCCGCCTGTGGGTACACCAGTGCCAGAGACACTGTCTGATACGGCAACAGCTTTCCGCAAAACGGTGCATAAAACCATTAAGGGTGTGTCCGCCGATATTGAAGCGCTGCATTTCAACAAAGCAGTGGCGCGGCTTTATGAGTTTACGGGCGGCTTTGGCGGTAAACTGGTGGGCGACGGTGCAGCAGAAGTGCAGCGCGAGGCCCTTGAGACACTGGTTCTGCTTATTAGCCCAATGATGCCGCACCTGGCAGAAGAAATGTGGCACACACTTGGGCACGAAACACTGGTGTCAGATACCCCGTGGCCTGTGGCGATTGAAGAATTTACGGTTGATACAAGTGTGACTATTGCTATCCAGATAAATGGTAAAGTGCGCGATACAATCGACATTCCAAAAGATATGCCGAAAGACGAGGTAGAAGCCGTTGCCCTTCGTACAGAAAAGGTGCAGGCTATGCTGGCAGACCTTACCGTCAGGAAGGTTATTGTTGTACCGGGAAGAATTGTAAATATTGTGGCGAATTGA
- the lptE gene encoding LPS assembly lipoprotein LptE, which produces MRIALFISCLLLAACGFKPLYEAGGSSGAMQAELEAVSVGPIPDRLGQIMRNQLLERLNVAGVEKYRLDIVLEQTSEGYGVRPDAATTEELITLKAYVQLVSLKDDSILFEDTLRARTSFDIVLSDYATVTQREDSARRLALELAERIHRRLALYFSQK; this is translated from the coding sequence ATGCGAATAGCACTTTTTATATCATGCTTGTTACTGGCGGCTTGTGGCTTTAAGCCGCTCTATGAGGCTGGGGGGTCAAGCGGGGCGATGCAAGCCGAGCTTGAGGCTGTTAGCGTTGGCCCGATACCAGACCGGCTGGGCCAGATTATGCGTAACCAGCTGCTTGAACGCCTGAATGTTGCAGGTGTTGAAAAATACCGTCTTGATATTGTGCTTGAGCAGACCAGCGAAGGCTACGGTGTGCGCCCAGATGCTGCCACCACGGAAGAGCTGATCACACTGAAGGCTTATGTGCAGCTTGTTTCCCTAAAAGACGACAGTATTTTGTTTGAAGACACACTGCGCGCCCGAACATCGTTTGATATTGTGCTTTCTGACTATGCAACCGTTACCCAGCGGGAAGATAGCGCGCGTCGTCTTGCCCTTGAGCTTGCAGAGCGTATTCACCGGCGTCTTGCCCTGTATTTTTCACAGAAATAG
- the holA gene encoding DNA polymerase III subunit delta — MKVKPRDIPAILKALDPSVRAVLVFGRDEGLARERADTISKQIAPDLSDPFQVAKPSSEDIKAAPSRLLDEISAISMLGGRRLVRMDSVGNEVTEPVKLALEGAQGDGVMVLTAGDLKPTSSLRKLMEGAKNALAIPCYEDGARDLMGLVHSVLADAGLSATQDATAYLVDNLGGDRMVSRGELEKLVLYKGKAGGQVTLADAVACVGDTAALGLNQIAECVTAGDARRLEKLLERARISGESAVAILRTLQSRLLRMHLVRGHIETGMNVSEAVTKLRPPVFFAEKDKFQAEAMRWTLAGLERAMAILLEAELDCKTTGNPVDVICARALLRLAKAAR, encoded by the coding sequence TTGAAAGTAAAGCCCCGCGATATACCGGCTATTTTGAAGGCGCTAGACCCGTCTGTTCGGGCTGTGCTGGTGTTTGGCCGCGACGAGGGGCTGGCGCGAGAACGCGCAGATACAATCAGCAAGCAGATAGCCCCAGACCTTTCTGACCCCTTTCAGGTGGCAAAACCTAGCAGCGAAGACATAAAAGCTGCCCCTTCGAGGTTGCTTGATGAAATATCGGCCATTTCCATGCTGGGTGGCCGCCGCCTTGTGCGTATGGACAGTGTTGGGAATGAGGTGACGGAGCCTGTTAAGCTGGCGCTAGAGGGCGCACAGGGTGACGGTGTTATGGTGCTAACAGCGGGTGACTTAAAGCCGACATCAAGCCTTCGCAAGCTAATGGAAGGCGCTAAAAACGCACTTGCTATCCCGTGTTATGAAGATGGTGCCCGTGATCTTATGGGGCTTGTGCATTCGGTTTTGGCTGATGCGGGCCTTAGTGCAACGCAGGATGCAACAGCCTATCTGGTCGATAATTTGGGCGGCGACAGAATGGTGTCGCGCGGCGAACTGGAAAAACTGGTGCTGTATAAGGGTAAAGCAGGCGGGCAGGTAACACTGGCAGACGCTGTCGCCTGCGTTGGGGATACCGCGGCGCTTGGGCTTAACCAGATTGCCGAATGTGTGACAGCAGGAGACGCCCGCCGACTGGAGAAACTGCTGGAACGGGCCAGAATTTCAGGGGAAAGTGCGGTTGCCATTTTGCGCACCCTGCAAAGCCGGTTGCTGCGTATGCATCTTGTGCGCGGCCACATTGAAACGGGCATGAATGTATCTGAAGCGGTTACAAAATTGCGACCACCGGTGTTTTTTGCGGAAAAAGACAAGTTTCAGGCCGAGGCTATGCGCTGGACTTTAGCGGGGCTAGAGCGGGCGATGGCAATTTTGCTTGAAGCCGAGCTTGATTGTAAAACAACAGGTAACCCTGTGGATGTGATCTGCGCCCGTGCGCTCTTGCGGCTTGCAAAGGCTGCGCGTTAG
- a CDS encoding DUF1330 domain-containing protein, with translation MSVNLENHVALEKLMACYGDGSDGTAPTPEVWAHIFERDDTAPLTLINFFKLRDIAAYPAPKDAPAPALSGQEAFNRYAAVSMPTMQSVGGRFLHMGPFEGMFCGSKEAWDLIVVGAYPNTKALISLVSNEDYISAYKHRRAACEKQKVYLSGLIS, from the coding sequence ATGTCCGTCAATCTTGAAAATCACGTTGCACTTGAAAAGCTCATGGCGTGTTACGGTGATGGCTCAGATGGCACCGCCCCCACGCCTGAGGTTTGGGCCCATATTTTTGAGCGCGACGACACTGCCCCCCTTACCCTTATCAATTTCTTCAAGCTGCGGGATATTGCCGCCTACCCGGCACCAAAAGACGCGCCCGCACCAGCGCTGTCAGGGCAGGAAGCGTTTAACAGATATGCGGCTGTCAGTATGCCTACGATGCAGTCTGTTGGGGGTAGATTTTTGCATATGGGGCCCTTTGAGGGCATGTTTTGCGGTAGTAAAGAGGCGTGGGATCTCATTGTTGTGGGGGCTTACCCAAACACAAAAGCCCTTATAAGCCTTGTCTCAAACGAGGATTATATCAGTGCCTATAAACACCGGCGCGCAGCCTGCGAAAAGCAAAAAGTTTATCTCTCTGGCCTGATATCCTAA
- a CDS encoding TetR/AcrR family transcriptional regulator: MSSNKKSEITKREILDAAWGLVAEKGADVSVSEIAKAAGVSRQAVYLHFASRGGLLIALVKRADERFGIKQGFFDAAAMQDPAVRLDMCLSVWFRFVVEILPVATDLIRLRATDADAAHAWQDRMSELRLWYQNLVKGLQEDGALKPDWTVDTAADYLWAASSVQALSLLAVECGWGFDKTSLTLKKTISDTLLA; encoded by the coding sequence GTGTCAAGTAACAAAAAATCTGAGATAACAAAGCGGGAAATTCTTGATGCTGCTTGGGGGTTGGTGGCGGAAAAAGGCGCAGATGTTTCTGTATCTGAAATTGCGAAGGCTGCTGGTGTTAGCAGGCAGGCAGTGTATTTGCATTTTGCAAGCCGGGGCGGCCTTCTTATAGCACTTGTAAAGCGCGCCGATGAGCGCTTTGGCATTAAGCAGGGTTTTTTTGACGCGGCGGCCATGCAGGACCCTGCGGTTCGGTTGGATATGTGCCTCAGTGTTTGGTTCAGGTTTGTGGTGGAAATCTTGCCTGTAGCCACAGACCTTATCAGGCTCAGGGCAACAGACGCGGATGCCGCCCATGCCTGGCAGGACCGAATGTCTGAGTTACGATTATGGTATCAGAATCTTGTTAAAGGGTTGCAAGAAGATGGGGCATTAAAACCGGACTGGACCGTTGATACAGCGGCAGACTACCTGTGGGCAGCTTCTTCAGTTCAGGCCTTGTCGCTTTTAGCGGTGGAATGTGGCTGGGGATTTGATAAAACATCGCTTACTTTAAAAAAAACAATCTCAGACACGCTTTTAGCCTGA
- a CDS encoding GDSL-type esterase/lipase family protein, translated as MKICFFGDSFTNGTGDEACLGWAGRVCLAGRSAGKDITYYNMGVRGDTSADILARWQQEANRRLPKGEKCGLVFSFGTNDCAAGEDGRARLPQTDRLKNARAVLVAAPKVWPTLMVGPVPVINDETANKRIADLSRQMGALAKAHKVPYLEVFDAIRDNQPWQEECSKGDGTHPGSAGYALIADMVAAWPAWQDWMAA; from the coding sequence ATGAAAATTTGCTTTTTTGGCGACAGCTTCACCAATGGTACGGGCGATGAAGCATGCCTTGGCTGGGCAGGTCGGGTGTGTCTGGCGGGTAGAAGCGCTGGCAAGGATATTACATATTATAATATGGGGGTGCGGGGCGATACAAGCGCTGACATTTTGGCACGCTGGCAGCAAGAGGCAAACCGCAGGTTGCCAAAAGGTGAAAAGTGCGGCTTGGTTTTCTCGTTTGGTACAAATGACTGTGCGGCAGGTGAGGATGGTCGTGCTCGTTTGCCGCAAACCGACCGCCTGAAAAATGCCCGCGCCGTTCTGGTTGCGGCACCCAAGGTGTGGCCTACGTTGATGGTAGGGCCGGTGCCTGTTATAAACGATGAGACAGCAAACAAGCGAATTGCAGACCTTTCCCGTCAAATGGGGGCGCTCGCAAAAGCGCATAAGGTACCTTACCTTGAGGTGTTTGATGCAATCCGTGATAATCAACCATGGCAGGAAGAGTGCAGCAAAGGTGACGGGACACATCCCGGCAGTGCAGGATATGCGCTGATTGCTGATATGGTGGCAGCGTGGCCTGCATGGCAGGACTGGATGGCCGCCTAG